One Candidatus Chazhemtobacterium aquaticus genomic window, ACCCCTCTTCTTAAATCCTTTATCTCCAGACTACCCTGGATCCTAGTTGGCCTGCTTGGTGGTCTCTTTGTCGCTCAAGTCATCAACTTCTTCTCCCCCACTTTAGAGCAAAACTTGATTCTTGCCGCTTTTATACCCCTAGTCGCTTACCTTGCCAACGCAGTTGGCACCCAGACCCAAACACTCTTCATTCGTGACCTCATCTTGAACCACCAACTCAACTTTACTACCTACCTCCTCCGCCAAACCCTCATCTCCACCCTTATTGGCCTAACCTGCTTTGCCAGCATTACCCTCATCACTACCCTATTCTGGTCAGCCCCATTTCTAGGAACCATCATCGGCATCTCGGTATTCACCTCAATTCTCATCGCCTCGTACTCTGCGCTGATCATCCCTCATCTAATCTCCCGACTTAACCATGACCCTGCCCTAGGCTCAGGGCCCTTTGCTACCATTATTCAAGACTTACTCAGTGTTATCGTCTACTTCCTCATCGCCAACCTTTTTCTTGCCAAGTAGGTATAATCGAGGGTACTAAAAAATGAAGCAACCAAACATCGTTACTTTTGGCGGCGGCACTGGCTCCCCTGTTATCATCAAAAGTCTGATTGAAGCTGGCTTTACCAACATCAAAGCCATCTCCTCCGCCACTGACTCCGGTGGCAAGACTGGTTCTATCCGCTCCGATGAGCGAGACCGTGTTATTGCCGTCTGCGACCTATTACGCAACCTACTTGCCCTTATTCCCAATCATCGCCACACCAAACAACTTACTACCTTCACTGATCTCTTCTCCTACACCGATGGACGCAACCGCAATCTAGGTTACACCATCTACTATGCTCTACTAGAAAAGTACAACAATGACTTTTTAAGTGTTCAAAAACATTTAGAACAACTTCTCTCCATCCGTTTTGCAGGTACCGCCATTCCCGTTACCTTATCCCCCGCCAATCTCCACTTCACTACTAACTCAGGTAAGCTTTTCTATGGCGAACACGAACTGGATCGTCAAAGTATGTCCAAAGACTCAGTCAAAAGCATCTGGCTTAAACCATCTGTTCCAGCTACCCCTCTAGCCCTTGAAGCAATCAGCTCAGCCGACTATCTTATCTACTCTCCCGGCAGCCTCTATGGTTCCATCATTGCCAATTTCCTCCCCACTGGCATTATCAAAGCTCTTCAGCAATCCTCTGCCCACAAAATCCTTATCACCAATCTTGTCTCCACCCGCAACGAAACCCACCGCTTCACTCCTCTAGATTACCTCCACCTCTTCCGTCTCTATACTCGCCTAGACCAACCTTTTGACACCATCATCACCCCATATCTCTCCACCAAAGAATTCAACCACCGTTATCCAAACATTGCTCACAGCTACGCCCAAGAACACTCTCACTTCCTAGGCTGGACCAAAGCTCAATCTAACAAACTCCCTTCCTCTATTCATGTCATCTCCGCCAACCACTTCTCCATCACCCAAAAATACTCACGCCTCCGTCACGATCCTCAAAAACTCGGGCAAATCCTCAGAAAAATCATCTCTAATCACTAAGACAGTTCCAAAAAGCCCCACATCAGCGGTCGAAGCAGGCGTTTTTCCCGGTAGGAAACCAGGTGGGGTGAGCTGTCTGGGTCTCGCCGAAGCTGAACAACAGAACACGTCTCCCCTTTACAAAAAGCTTGTGCAGGAAAAAATCCTGCTCACTACTTCGCTTTTGTAGGGCTAAATTTATTATACCAACATCAAACAATACCCCCAACCTACCACTCCACCCTTGATCCCTCACCCAAAAACATACCCAATGCCCCATTCTGACTAACTGACTTAACCAACGTGTTATTTCCCAAAATACTGTTATCAATCACTTTTGGCATATTATCCAACTCAACCCCCTCCATTAAGACCGAGTTCTCTACCCGACAGCCAACAATCTTACTTCCATGATAGATACTTGTATATGGTCCAATAAAACTATCCTTAACCACCACTCCATCACCAATTCTCACCGGACCCCTAATCACCGAGTTAATCACCCTGCTCCTCTTTCCAATCTCCACCCTTCCTTCAACCCTTGAGTCCTTATCCACCTTACCCAGAATCTTCCTCTCAGCTAATCTATCAAGCAGATACTGATTACTCTCCAGCCAATCACCAAACTTACCCGGATCTAACCACATACCTCCATATTTTCTCACCTCAATTCTTAACCCCTTATCAATCATCCACTGATACAAGTCCGGGATTTCATACTCACCCCTTGCCGACGGTCTGAGTCTATTTCTTCCTCGAAAAGCTCCAAAAGCGCTATCACTCAAGAAATACAATCCCGGCACTGCCATCTTGTGTGGCGGTTTCTTAGGCTTCTCCACGTACTTAAGCAATCTCCCCTTCTTATCAAAATACGGCACCCCCATTCTTACATTCTCTTCATGTTCTACCATCGTCACCATTCCTTCCATATCACCTTTATCAAAACTCTCTACCAAATCATCGATACCATCTACGAAAATATTATCTCCTAAGTGAAATACAAACCGACTTCCTTTCAAAAAATCTTCCGCTACCTCCACAATATTAGCCAGCCCCTTAGGTTCAGGTTGCAAAATATACCAAAACTTAGCTCCCCACTTTCTTCCATCACCCAACACCTCTTTTGCATACTCAAGCTGACCAGGATTATATGTAATCCCAATCTCCTTTATACCCGCTTTAATCAAAGTCATGATCGGATACTCCACCAACATCTTGTTTGCCACCGGAATAAAATGCTTATTCACACTATACGTCACCGGCCTCATTCTTGTCCCTCGTCCTCCTATCGGCACCAGTCCCTTCATACTCACTCAACCATTGTATACCAAACCAGCAACTCCTCGTGTTAAAATATCCACCATGGCCCCTTCATCATCAAACTCAAAAAACACTGGTCTACTTGCCTTTTTACGCTCTGTTAAGGTAGAATTAGACCTCGTCAAATGGCCTGACCGCCAAGAGACAATTAGGCTCACTACTATTGTCGTAGTCGCCAGCCTAATCGTCGCCATATACATAGGCGGCCTTGATTATATATTTACTCAACTAGTCACTCTCATAGTCACTCGTTAATATGGCAACCAAAAAGTCTTCCACCATTAAAAAAATCAAAAAGGTAAAAAAGACCAAAAAGTCTAAACTCACTAAGGCCAATCCCCACCACCTCATTATCTCCAAGACCGAGAACCCCAAAGCCCACTGGTATGTCATTCACACCTACGCCGCTCACGAACTTAAAACCGCCAAGACTCTGGAACAAAAAGTCTTGACCTTAGGTCTTGATAACTATATCAAAGAGATCCTCATTCCCACTCAAGAAAAAATCAAGATCAATAAGGGTAAAAAATCCACCATCCAAGAAAAAATCTTCCCCGGCTATCTCCTTATTCGCATGGAGGTCAATGACGACTCCTGGCTAGCTGTTCGTACCACCCAAGGCATCACTGGCTTTGTCGGTACCGGTTCACAACCCACTCGCCTTCCCCAAGAAGAAGTTGATGCCATCAAAAAATTCATCTCTCAGGAGACTCCCAAATTCCAAGCCTCCTTCTCACTAGGCGAAGCCATCAAAATCGTCGAGGGTCCATTTGCAGACATGCTTGGTACCGTCAACAAGATTGACGAGGACAAAGGTAAGGTCACCGTTCTTGTCTCCATCTTCGGTCGCGAAACTCCAGTCGAACTCGATTTTCTCCAAGTCTCCAAGATCTAAGTCTCTTTTTTCCCTCACCTTTCTTTCCCTTACTCTACTCCCTCTTGATCTCTGCGGCCAAAACCCCTACTCTTTAACTATGAACTCCAAAACTCTGCTAGCCGCTCTGCCACTAGCTCTAATCACCGGCGCCTTAGCCAGTGCCATTATCTTCTTCCCCGACTCCAAAGACATCAGACCCCGTGCCTCAGACCCAGCCACTTTCAACCCTTCCCCCACCCTAACTCCAACCACTACTCCAGATTCACCCACAGCTCAACCAGAAATAGTCTGTAGCGACCTATACTCTCCCGTCTGTGGATCCGACAATCTCACCTACGACTCAGCTTGTGAAGCCCAACTTGCCGGCGTTCAAGTCATCTCCGACTCTCCTTGTCCACAAACCAACTAACTTCTTGACATTCTCCAAAAAATCCATACAATCTAAAACCAAGTTCGCTCCCCTGGACGAACAATCGCGCACATGACGGGGCACCTTTCCGCTTCCCCCCCACCAGGTGCCATCGCACACGCCAGCCGCTTAAGCTTTTTACTTCTTAATGCTGGCCCTACCAACCCGGGTGGTTCATCAACACTTCTCTACCAACACCACCCGGGTCTCTTTTTTCTATAAAACCTTTACCTCTTTCCCACTCACCTTCTCCAGAAACGGCTTCACCTCTCTTCTATGTCTCTCTTTCTCCCTTTCCTTCTCATCCACTTGACCGGCCTCAATCCCTCCGGCCCTCAACTCACCAGAACCACCAAACACAAAAAATGACCCCTTTCTAATAATTAAAAAGCCCACGTCCGCAAAGTCCATATCTCGAATCTCTTCTCGAGTCTTTCCCAACAACTCAGAATCACCCTTCACAATATCCCAATGTCTATAGTTTTCCGTACCTAAGCGCATCCTAGCCCCACTTTCATCTCTGATTAACACAAACTTCAATACTCTAACTCCATCCGGAAAATCAAAACCTTGATCATTCTCATTTATCACAAATACTCGGCCTAGCCTCTCAAACTCCCCTCTATCTTCAATATTTTCCATGCCGTCTAATTTACCACATCAACACCAACGCCCATACTTTTTATGATATAATTCCCTCACCACACAGTTGTGTGGGAGCGTTTGCCTACAAGCGCGAAATCTGACAGCAACGACGAAAACTTCTCATAAACCTAATCGTCTAGTAATAATTTCCCCTTGTAGTCTTTACGTGTATTAGCTAAACAAATCATGGCTGCTAAAAAAGTAAAAACCATTCTTAAACTCAATCTCCAAGCCGGAGCTGCCACTCCAGCCCCCCCTACCGGACCAGCTCTAGGACAACACGGTGTCCCTATCATGGACTTCGTTAATCAATACAACGAAGCCACCAAAGATCTAAGAGGCCAGGTCGTCCCCGCCGTTGTCACTATCTATGAGGACCGCACCTTCACCTTTGTCACCAAGTTAGCTCCTGTTGCCGACCTGATCAAACAAACTCTAAAACTTAAAAAAGGCGCCGCCAATGTCAAAAAAGACACCGCCGGTACTCTCTCTCAAGCTCAACTAAAAGAAATCGCCGAGAAAAAACTTCAAGACCTTAACACCACCGATGTTGAGGCTGCCATGAAGATCGTCTCCGGCACTGCTCGCTCCATGGGCGTCAAAATCAGTAAATAAACAAGAATATGGGTAAAAAGAAAATTGTCCAACTAGACGATACTCAGTCCACTCCTGAAAAGAAAGCCAAAAAGGAAATGTTTCGCTGGGAACAAGCCTACACCGACCTTAAAGACAAAACAGCCGACATCCTTCGCCAAGCTCGTCTTAAACCAGAACAAATTGCTTCCATGGCTGATGGTGAACTCTTAAGTCTTGAGGGTGTTGGACCAGCTGCCCTAGAAGAAATCAGATCCAAATATCCAGCTACCCTAGCTCAAACCAAACCAGAAACTCAATCCAAAGAGGCTAAGGAGGTTAAAACCAAAACCAAAGAATCCACGCCAAAAGAAACTAAATCTACTACCCAACATCCCAAGACCCGACACCCTCGCAATACCATTGGCCGATCTAACATCTACAAATCCCAGAAGGCGAAACTAAAAGTCGACATCTATCCCCTCTCCACCGCAGTCAAGATGCTTCGCGAAGTCTCCTACTCGATCCACAAAACCGTCGAACTCCATCTTAACGTCAAAGAAACTGGCATCAGAGGCGAGGTCTCTCTTCCTCACTCAATCGGCAAAGAAACTCGCGTCGCTATTTTTACTCCAGAGCTAGGCGACAAGATCAAGTCCGGCAAAATCGACTTTGATATCCTTCTGGCCAAACCCGCTGACATGCCCTTAATTGCCCCCCTCGCCCGCGTTCTTGGACCCAAAGGCCTCATGCCCAACCCCAAGAGCAACACCATCATCAATGATCCTGAAAAACGCAAACAAGAACTCGAAGCCAGCGCTCTACTCACCTATCGCACCGAGGCCAAAGCTCCTATCATTCACTTAAGTATCGGTAATCTTGACCAGAAAGACAAAGAACTAACTGAAAACATCAAAACCATCATCGACGCCATCGGCATCAGCAAAATCACCTCCGCCTACATCAAGTCAACCATGAGCCCTTCTCTAAAG contains:
- the secE gene encoding preprotein translocase subunit SecE, whose product is MAPSSSNSKNTGLLAFLRSVKVELDLVKWPDRQETIRLTTIVVVASLIVAIYIGGLDYIFTQLVTLIVTR
- a CDS encoding glucose-1-phosphate thymidylyltransferase codes for the protein MKGLVPIGGRGTRMRPVTYSVNKHFIPVANKMLVEYPIMTLIKAGIKEIGITYNPGQLEYAKEVLGDGRKWGAKFWYILQPEPKGLANIVEVAEDFLKGSRFVFHLGDNIFVDGIDDLVESFDKGDMEGMVTMVEHEENVRMGVPYFDKKGRLLKYVEKPKKPPHKMAVPGLYFLSDSAFGAFRGRNRLRPSARGEYEIPDLYQWMIDKGLRIEVRKYGGMWLDPGKFGDWLESNQYLLDRLAERKILGKVDKDSRVEGRVEIGKRSRVINSVIRGPVRIGDGVVVKDSFIGPYTSIYHGSKIVGCRVENSVLMEGVELDNMPKVIDNSILGNNTLVKSVSQNGALGMFLGEGSRVEW
- a CDS encoding magnesium transporter translates to MVSHPHTPKIPKFPALKTKALAWPKNSAGHHLTTKVPLATSQQTLSSIRSYLTDHIDQFDTINYVYIITGSHRLVGILSIRELLKHPPETKVSSIMTKSNLLTARPDTLPNQLAHQAIKNSIKAVPVIDQHRTLIGVVPSDRIQTILQHETQQKLLNLAGVLPQDISHLSTLETPLLKSFISRLPWILVGLLGGLFVAQVINFFSPTLEQNLILAAFIPLVAYLANAVGTQTQTLFIRDLILNHQLNFTTYLLRQTLISTLIGLTCFASITLITTLFWSAPFLGTIIGISVFTSILIASYSALIIPHLISRLNHDPALGSGPFATIIQDLLSVIVYFLIANLFLAK
- the rplK gene encoding 50S ribosomal protein L11, yielding MAAKKVKTILKLNLQAGAATPAPPTGPALGQHGVPIMDFVNQYNEATKDLRGQVVPAVVTIYEDRTFTFVTKLAPVADLIKQTLKLKKGAANVKKDTAGTLSQAQLKEIAEKKLQDLNTTDVEAAMKIVSGTARSMGVKISK
- a CDS encoding Kazal-type serine protease inhibitor family protein, producing the protein MNSKTLLAALPLALITGALASAIIFFPDSKDIRPRASDPATFNPSPTLTPTTTPDSPTAQPEIVCSDLYSPVCGSDNLTYDSACEAQLAGVQVISDSPCPQTN
- the nusG gene encoding transcription termination/antitermination protein NusG, with protein sequence MATKKSSTIKKIKKVKKTKKSKLTKANPHHLIISKTENPKAHWYVIHTYAAHELKTAKTLEQKVLTLGLDNYIKEILIPTQEKIKINKGKKSTIQEKIFPGYLLIRMEVNDDSWLAVRTTQGITGFVGTGSQPTRLPQEEVDAIKKFISQETPKFQASFSLGEAIKIVEGPFADMLGTVNKIDEDKGKVTVLVSIFGRETPVELDFLQVSKI
- a CDS encoding gluconeogenesis factor YvcK family protein, whose protein sequence is MKQPNIVTFGGGTGSPVIIKSLIEAGFTNIKAISSATDSGGKTGSIRSDERDRVIAVCDLLRNLLALIPNHRHTKQLTTFTDLFSYTDGRNRNLGYTIYYALLEKYNNDFLSVQKHLEQLLSIRFAGTAIPVTLSPANLHFTTNSGKLFYGEHELDRQSMSKDSVKSIWLKPSVPATPLALEAISSADYLIYSPGSLYGSIIANFLPTGIIKALQQSSAHKILITNLVSTRNETHRFTPLDYLHLFRLYTRLDQPFDTIITPYLSTKEFNHRYPNIAHSYAQEHSHFLGWTKAQSNKLPSSIHVISANHFSITQKYSRLRHDPQKLGQILRKIISNH